The genomic segment TTTGTTGACTAAAATTTCAGAAGTTTTCTCAGATTTATCCCAACAACCAGTGATTGCACCCCTTCACCAATAACTCCACAGATTTCTTTACAAACTGTCACCTTTATGGACACTTTTTAAGTTTAATGACTATAATTTGGTCTCATGCTTATAAGCATATCATGCAGGAGAAACCTTTTTCCATCTAATAATCACCTACTATTAAATCTTTAGACTATAGTGAATCCACTCTGAAGCTCAGGTCTAGCTGAGTAAGATCTACTAAAGCACAGAAGTTGAGATAGAGGTCTTCTAATTAAGGTTCCTCTCTTCACTGAAAATCCAGACAAGTCTATGTCCAGAGTATGCCACAGACAATAGCTCTCTCCCGAAAACTGAAAAAAAGTTCATTGACCTCCTTAGCAAAGAGGGGTTTCTTAACCAAGTTTTCCACCCAGAGCAGCCCTTCCTCCTCCCATTCCTCCAATTTTCAAACTAAGAGTGACAGAGCCtcctactggaaaaaaaaaaaaaagcaaagcccaGTCATGGAGGATATCTTTAGGACACAAGATCATGAAATGTCATGAGAAGTTGGGGAGTCTaacaataaattgaaaataactaTGACTCTTTCTGCGGTCCCTATATACCACCACCATGGTGCACATGAACGTCCTGGTTGATGCCCTCAAAAGCATCAACAATGTCGAGAAGCGAGGCAAGTACCAGGTACTCATCAGGCCATTCTCCAAAGTCATCGTGAGGTTCCTGATGGTGATGATGAAGCACAGTTACATCAGTGAACTTGAAATCATCGATGATCACAGAGGCAGAAAAATTGTCGTGAACTTCTCAGGCAGATTGAACAAATGTGGTGTGATCAGCCTCAGATTTGACATGCAGCTCAAAAATTTAGAGAAGTGGCAGAACAACCTACTCACATCCCATCAGTTTGATTTCATTGAACTGACAACCTCAAAGggaatagtgcctaggatacaaagccacaTACAGAATGCgagtaacta from the Suncus etruscus isolate mSunEtr1 chromosome 10, mSunEtr1.pri.cur, whole genome shotgun sequence genome contains:
- the LOC126020287 gene encoding 40S ribosomal protein S15a-like produces the protein MVHMNVLVDALKSINNVEKRGKYQVLIRPFSKVIVRFLMVMMKHSYISELEIIDDHRGRKIVVNFSGRLNKCGVISLRFDMQLKNLEKWQNNLLTSHQFDFIELTTSKGIVPRIQSHIQNAIITLLINILLQ